The following proteins are encoded in a genomic region of Myxococcaceae bacterium JPH2:
- a CDS encoding acyl carrier protein has translation MTEAIRNILKEHGRLSVDISTLTDAADLYQAGMTSHASVNVMLALEANFEIEFPDKFLRRSVFSSVSAISEAVDEIRAAR, from the coding sequence ATGACTGAAGCCATCCGCAACATCCTCAAGGAACACGGCCGTCTGTCCGTCGACATCTCCACCCTCACCGACGCGGCGGACCTGTACCAGGCCGGCATGACGTCCCACGCCAGCGTGAACGTGATGCTCGCGCTGGAGGCCAACTTCGAGATCGAGTTCCCCGACAAGTTCCTGCGTCGAAGCGTCTTCTCCAGCGTCTCGGCGATCAGCGAAGCGGTCGACGAGATTCGGGCGGCCCGGTAG
- a CDS encoding acyl-CoA/acyl-ACP dehydrogenase, producing the protein MTTVIAQEGASPVGPRPLETVARIASEVARVHADAVDREGRFPAEAIEALKRARLLGVLVPASLGGPGLGLDEVAAMCEALAHHCASTAMIFAMHHIQVACLVRHGQSSPLLRAYLTELNERQALIASVTSEVGVGGEMRASVTCVEQRDGRFTLDKDATTISYGEHADDLLATARRAPDAPRSDQVAVLLRKGDFTLERTSAWDTLGMRGTCSPGAKVRSSGPAEQVLPVPFADIASQTMVPVSHVLWSSVWLGIAAGAVGRARAFVRQQARAKPGTTPPTAVRLAEVHNQLQTLRASVHEVSSDAGRRMAAGDPEALSSIGFSLKMNNLKVSASQLVVDIVHRALLICGIQGYKNDSPFSLGRHLRDAHSAALMIGNDRILATNASLLLVLKDE; encoded by the coding sequence ATGACGACCGTCATCGCGCAGGAAGGTGCTTCACCGGTGGGCCCGCGCCCGCTGGAGACCGTGGCCCGCATCGCCTCCGAGGTCGCTCGCGTCCACGCCGACGCGGTGGACCGCGAAGGCCGCTTCCCCGCCGAGGCCATCGAGGCGCTCAAGCGCGCCCGGCTGCTCGGGGTGCTCGTGCCCGCGTCGCTCGGCGGGCCGGGGCTGGGCTTGGACGAGGTGGCGGCCATGTGCGAGGCGCTGGCTCATCACTGCGCCTCCACGGCGATGATCTTCGCCATGCACCACATCCAGGTCGCGTGCCTGGTGCGGCATGGCCAGAGCTCGCCCCTGCTCCGCGCCTACCTCACGGAGCTCAACGAGCGCCAGGCGCTCATCGCCTCGGTCACCTCGGAGGTGGGCGTGGGCGGAGAGATGCGCGCCAGCGTCACCTGCGTCGAGCAGCGCGATGGTCGCTTCACGTTGGACAAGGACGCCACGACCATCTCCTACGGCGAGCACGCGGATGACCTGCTGGCCACCGCGCGCCGCGCGCCGGACGCGCCTCGGAGCGATCAGGTGGCGGTGCTCCTGCGCAAGGGGGACTTCACCCTGGAGCGCACGAGCGCGTGGGACACGCTGGGCATGCGCGGCACGTGCAGCCCGGGCGCCAAGGTGCGCTCGTCCGGTCCCGCCGAGCAGGTGCTGCCCGTGCCCTTCGCGGACATCGCCAGCCAGACCATGGTGCCGGTGTCCCACGTGCTGTGGAGCAGCGTGTGGTTGGGCATCGCGGCCGGCGCGGTGGGCCGCGCTCGCGCGTTCGTGCGGCAGCAGGCTCGCGCCAAGCCCGGCACCACCCCGCCCACCGCGGTGCGGCTCGCCGAGGTGCACAACCAACTGCAGACGCTGCGCGCCAGCGTGCACGAGGTCTCCAGCGACGCGGGGCGCCGCATGGCGGCCGGAGACCCGGAGGCCCTGTCCTCCATCGGGTTCTCGCTGAAGATGAACAACCTCAAGGTGTCCGCCTCGCAGCTCGTCGTGGACATCGTCCACCGCGCGCTGCTCATCTGCGGCATCCAGGGCTACAAGAACGACTCGCCGTTCTCACTCGGCCGTCACTTGCGCGATGCCCACTCGGCGGCGCTGATGATTGGCAACGACCGCATCCTCGCCACCAACGCCTCCCTCCTGCTCGTCCTCAAGGACGAATGA
- a CDS encoding DUF1839 family protein has translation MSIVSVLGVDPRAYVKHALHAEGSLWVEKNCYADLWIELLHAQRLDPLPLLAFSLALDFVGDQWTFFKPPHEDLHTLYGLDVQELNVWRTLAEHAALHLSAGRLVLTEADAFYLPDTAGTDYGRQHTKTTIALETLDVEARRLGYFHNSGYYTLEGADFDGVFRRGGTWDPNVLPLFAEWVNLERLERHTPDELRARSRRLLTHHLRRRPAQNPCARFAERFGQDVDGLRGVGIDTYHAYAFATLRQVGANFELAAAYLRWLDGGASSGLVRAATELESISSAAKTLILKGARSVAARKPADFSELLGTMVTGWERGMAQLASDAG, from the coding sequence ATGAGCATCGTCTCGGTCCTCGGAGTAGACCCCCGCGCCTACGTCAAGCACGCGCTCCACGCGGAGGGCTCCCTCTGGGTGGAGAAGAACTGCTACGCCGACCTGTGGATCGAGCTGCTCCACGCCCAACGCCTGGACCCGCTCCCGTTGCTGGCCTTCTCCCTGGCGCTCGACTTCGTGGGCGACCAGTGGACCTTCTTCAAGCCGCCGCATGAAGACCTGCACACGCTCTATGGCTTGGACGTGCAGGAGCTGAACGTGTGGCGGACGCTGGCCGAGCACGCCGCGCTGCACCTGAGCGCGGGCCGGCTCGTGCTCACCGAGGCGGACGCCTTCTACCTGCCGGACACGGCGGGCACGGACTACGGGCGCCAGCACACGAAGACGACCATCGCGCTGGAGACCCTGGACGTGGAGGCGCGCCGCCTGGGCTACTTCCACAACAGCGGCTACTACACGCTGGAGGGCGCGGACTTCGACGGCGTCTTCCGACGCGGCGGCACGTGGGACCCGAACGTCCTGCCGCTGTTCGCCGAGTGGGTGAACCTGGAGCGACTGGAGCGCCACACGCCCGACGAGCTGCGCGCGCGCTCACGGCGACTCTTGACGCATCACCTGCGCCGCCGTCCCGCCCAGAACCCGTGCGCGCGCTTCGCGGAGCGGTTCGGCCAGGACGTGGATGGACTGCGCGGGGTCGGCATCGACACGTACCACGCCTATGCCTTCGCCACGCTGCGACAGGTGGGCGCGAACTTCGAGCTGGCCGCGGCGTACCTGCGTTGGCTGGACGGCGGTGCGTCCAGCGGGCTCGTGCGCGCGGCCACCGAGCTGGAGTCCATCTCCTCCGCCGCCAAGACGCTCATCCTCAAGGGTGCGCGCTCGGTGGCGGCGCGCAAGCCCGCGGACTTCAGTGAGCTGCTCGGGACGATGGTGACCGGGTGGGAGCGCGGCATGGCCCAGCTCGCCTCGGACGCGGGCTGA
- a CDS encoding amino acid--[acyl-carrier-protein] ligase: MSDISAQDFHDALVAHKLILPVGVPGAFGRGPVFEDVLRRFGDLVTEAAKDDGAEQMLFPPIIDRRVFEKSDYLESFPQLAGTIFSFVGNDAQHREMMNCVHEGKPWSQFQAMTEVVLAPASCYPVYPQFTGTLPEKGRLVDVQNWVFRHEPSPEPTRMQSFRIREMVRGGKPEQVADWRDQWLERGLTLLRRLGLPVEPVTASDPFFGRGGRMLAANQRMQKLKFEVVVPVLSKEKPTAICSFNYHQDHFGLLFDIKTQDGQVAHTACLGFGLERVTMALFRTHGYVPAEWPTEVRKVLWP; this comes from the coding sequence GTGTCTGACATTTCCGCGCAGGACTTCCACGACGCGCTCGTCGCGCACAAGCTCATCCTCCCCGTCGGCGTGCCCGGCGCGTTCGGCCGGGGCCCCGTGTTCGAGGACGTGCTGCGCCGCTTCGGCGACCTGGTCACCGAGGCCGCGAAGGACGACGGCGCCGAGCAGATGCTCTTTCCGCCCATCATCGACCGGCGCGTCTTCGAGAAGAGCGACTACCTCGAGTCGTTCCCCCAACTGGCCGGCACCATCTTCAGCTTCGTGGGCAACGACGCGCAGCACCGCGAGATGATGAACTGCGTGCACGAGGGCAAGCCCTGGTCGCAGTTCCAGGCCATGACGGAGGTCGTGCTCGCGCCCGCCTCCTGTTACCCGGTGTACCCGCAGTTCACCGGGACGCTGCCGGAGAAGGGCCGGCTGGTGGACGTGCAGAACTGGGTCTTCCGGCATGAGCCCTCGCCCGAGCCCACGCGCATGCAGTCCTTCCGCATCCGCGAGATGGTGCGCGGCGGCAAGCCGGAGCAGGTGGCGGACTGGCGCGACCAGTGGCTGGAGCGCGGCCTGACGCTGCTGCGGCGGCTGGGCCTGCCCGTCGAGCCCGTCACCGCGTCGGATCCGTTCTTCGGCCGCGGCGGTCGGATGCTCGCGGCGAACCAGCGGATGCAGAAGCTGAAGTTCGAGGTGGTGGTGCCGGTGTTGTCGAAGGAGAAGCCCACCGCCATCTGCTCGTTCAACTACCACCAGGACCACTTCGGGCTCCTGTTCGACATCAAGACGCAGGACGGACAGGTGGCCCACACCGCGTGCCTCGGCTTCGGCCTGGAGCGCGTGACGATGGCCCTGTTCCGCACGCACGGCTACGTCCCCGCCGAGTGGCCGACCGAGGTCCGCAAGGTGCTCTGGCCATGA
- the acpS gene encoding holo-ACP synthase translates to MGSSSVVVGTDLVQVSAVAASMERFGMRYLERLFTPDELAYCLREPRAAPERLAARFAAKEATFKVLRVHEEPVPWRAIEVVRSPEGYCDLALHAEALALARARGLTGFCVSLTHEADYASAVVIAERATGATGPVVAPSPATSTTPQCHD, encoded by the coding sequence ATGGGTTCCAGTTCAGTTGTCGTGGGGACGGACCTGGTACAGGTCTCCGCGGTCGCAGCGTCCATGGAGCGCTTTGGGATGCGCTATCTGGAGCGACTGTTCACCCCCGACGAGTTGGCCTATTGCCTGCGTGAACCGCGCGCCGCTCCGGAGCGGCTGGCCGCGAGATTCGCCGCGAAGGAAGCCACCTTCAAAGTGCTGCGCGTGCACGAAGAGCCCGTGCCCTGGCGCGCCATCGAGGTGGTGCGTTCACCCGAGGGCTACTGCGACCTGGCCCTGCACGCCGAGGCGTTGGCCTTGGCGCGCGCGCGCGGCCTGACGGGTTTCTGCGTGAGCCTCACCCACGAGGCGGACTACGCGTCCGCCGTCGTCATCGCCGAGCGAGCCACGGGCGCCACGGGCCCCGTGGTCGCTCCTTCCCCTGCCACCTCCACGACTCCCCAGTGCCATGACTGA